Proteins from one Microbacterium proteolyticum genomic window:
- a CDS encoding ABC transporter substrate-binding protein, with product MFRWKATAALAVAAALTLTGCAGDNTGGGGDGAGAQLTLGAIAAPTSYDIGAGAEYGNRSPFFQAVFDTILQKNSQGEIEPWLATAWEYNDDNTVLTLTLRDDVTFSDGTKLDADAVVASLERFRDGTSPQAATLAGKTFAAPDATTVTITQTAPDPSLINLLSIAPGLVEAPSSFDNPDVSTNPVGSGPYILDTASSVTGTTYNYTANPNYWNKDAVKYDKLTINVFDDVTATINAIKAGELNGAKIADNNTITEVEGAGWTIESNELDFQGLLLLDRAGTMAPELADVKVRQAINMAFDRPALLQSLQTGYGTVTEQVFPATSVAYDASLDSTYAYDPAGAKALLAEAGYPNGFTLNMPTTPAFQQTFDLVAQQLSDIGITVNYTDPGAANFIADMLAPKFPATWMALEQNPDWQLINFMIAPNATFNPFKSEDPKVDALISTIQTGSQAESDAALKELNKYLVDQAWFAPFFRVQGTFATDPNTNLEFWPTNAYPSIFDFSPKN from the coding sequence ATGTTCCGATGGAAGGCCACAGCAGCCCTCGCCGTCGCTGCAGCGCTGACACTGACCGGATGCGCCGGTGACAACACCGGGGGCGGCGGCGACGGTGCAGGCGCGCAGCTGACGCTCGGTGCCATCGCCGCACCGACCAGCTACGACATCGGCGCCGGCGCCGAGTACGGCAACCGCAGCCCGTTCTTCCAGGCCGTGTTCGACACGATCCTGCAGAAGAACTCCCAGGGCGAGATCGAGCCGTGGCTCGCCACCGCCTGGGAGTACAACGACGACAACACCGTTCTGACCCTCACTCTGCGCGACGACGTGACGTTCTCGGACGGCACCAAGCTCGACGCCGACGCCGTGGTCGCGAGCCTCGAGCGGTTCCGCGACGGCACCTCGCCGCAGGCGGCGACCCTGGCCGGCAAGACGTTCGCGGCCCCCGACGCCACGACGGTCACCATCACCCAGACGGCTCCGGACCCCTCGCTGATCAACCTGCTGTCCATCGCCCCCGGTCTCGTCGAGGCTCCGTCCTCGTTCGACAACCCCGACGTGTCGACCAACCCGGTGGGCTCGGGGCCCTACATCCTCGACACCGCCTCCTCGGTGACCGGGACGACGTACAACTACACGGCGAACCCGAACTACTGGAACAAGGACGCCGTCAAGTACGACAAGCTCACCATCAACGTCTTCGACGACGTCACGGCGACCATCAACGCCATCAAGGCCGGCGAGCTCAACGGCGCGAAGATCGCGGACAACAACACGATCACCGAGGTCGAGGGCGCGGGCTGGACGATCGAGTCCAACGAACTCGACTTCCAGGGCCTCCTCCTGCTCGACCGCGCGGGAACGATGGCGCCCGAGCTGGCGGACGTCAAGGTGCGCCAGGCGATCAACATGGCCTTCGACCGCCCGGCCCTGCTGCAGTCGCTGCAGACCGGCTACGGCACCGTCACCGAGCAGGTGTTCCCCGCGACCTCCGTCGCCTACGACGCGTCGCTGGACTCGACCTACGCCTACGACCCCGCCGGCGCGAAGGCGCTTCTCGCCGAGGCCGGCTACCCGAACGGCTTCACGCTGAACATGCCGACCACCCCGGCGTTCCAGCAGACGTTCGACCTGGTCGCCCAGCAGCTGTCCGACATCGGCATCACGGTGAACTACACCGACCCCGGCGCGGCCAACTTCATCGCCGACATGCTCGCGCCGAAGTTCCCGGCAACCTGGATGGCGCTGGAGCAGAACCCGGACTGGCAGCTGATCAACTTCATGATCGCGCCGAACGCCACCTTCAACCCCTTCAAGTCGGAGGACCCGAAGGTCGACGCGCTCATCTCGACGATCCAGACCGGCTCGCAGGCCGAGTCCGACGCCGCGCTGAAGGAGCTCAACAAGTACCTCGTCGACCAGGCCTGGTTCGCCCCGTTCTTCCGCGTCCAGGGCACCTTCGCCACCGACCCGAACACGAACCTCGAGTTCTGGCCGACCAACGCCTACCCGTCGATCTTCGACTTCTCGCCGAAGAACTGA
- a CDS encoding ABC transporter permease, producing the protein MLAFIVRRLLSGVVLVAVISLLAFTLLYAAGGDIARRILGEQATAETVAKKTAELGLDRPLWTQYTDWVTSALTGNLGRSWFNGELVSTSVSGRLGVTLSIVIGATLVSAILSVLLGVLAARRGGAVDATVQFLSLVGFAVPGFLIALVLVLVFAVNLGWFKATGFTPLTTSLSGWLSSVILPITALSIGAIATVAQQVRGSVLDATSRDYVRTLRSRGLSERSVVYKHVLRNAGGPALAVLAVQFVGLLGGVVIVEQIFAIPGMGQLSVRATTLGDIPVVMGLVIAFAIIVVVVNLLIDLAQAALNPKVRLA; encoded by the coding sequence ATGCTTGCATTCATCGTGCGCCGGCTGCTGTCCGGCGTCGTCCTCGTCGCCGTCATCTCCCTGCTGGCCTTCACGCTCCTCTATGCCGCGGGCGGCGACATCGCCCGCCGCATCCTGGGTGAGCAGGCCACCGCCGAGACCGTCGCCAAGAAGACCGCGGAACTGGGGCTCGATCGACCCCTGTGGACGCAGTACACCGACTGGGTGACCTCCGCCCTGACCGGGAACCTGGGTCGGAGCTGGTTCAACGGCGAGCTCGTCTCGACGAGCGTCTCCGGCCGCCTCGGGGTGACGCTCTCGATCGTCATCGGCGCCACGCTCGTGTCGGCCATCCTCTCCGTGCTGCTGGGCGTCCTCGCCGCGCGCCGCGGAGGAGCGGTGGATGCCACGGTGCAGTTCCTCTCGCTCGTCGGCTTCGCCGTCCCGGGCTTCCTCATCGCCCTCGTCCTCGTCCTCGTCTTCGCCGTGAACCTCGGCTGGTTCAAGGCCACGGGCTTCACGCCGCTCACGACCTCCCTGAGCGGCTGGCTCTCCTCCGTCATCCTCCCCATCACGGCGCTCTCGATCGGAGCGATCGCGACCGTGGCGCAGCAGGTCCGCGGCTCCGTCCTGGACGCCACCTCCCGCGACTACGTCCGCACCCTCCGCTCGCGCGGCCTGAGCGAACGCTCCGTCGTCTACAAGCACGTGCTCCGCAACGCCGGCGGCCCCGCCCTCGCCGTCCTCGCGGTGCAGTTCGTCGGGCTCCTCGGCGGCGTCGTCATCGTCGAGCAGATCTTCGCCATCCCCGGCATGGGTCAGTTGAGCGTCCGGGCGACGACCCTCGGCGACATCCCCGTCGTCATGGGGCTCGTGATCGCCTTCGCGATCATCGTCGTCGTCGTCAACCTCCTGATCGACCTGGCCCAGGCGGCCCTCAACCCGAAGGTGCGACTCGCATGA
- a CDS encoding dipeptide/oligopeptide/nickel ABC transporter permease/ATP-binding protein, translating into MTAIAVPPAVPVAPVRVALFRRLVRRPVGLVSLIFLAIVAVLTFIGPLIAPQDPNFADIRNILSGPSSAHLLGTDGSGRDVLSRLLAATQTSIAAALVAVVVAVLIGVVSGLIAGYYQGWFNTVATWVTELTMALPGIVVLLAARAVLGPSVWLSMVIFGILLSPGFFRLVFASVTAVRGELYVDAARVSGLSDTRIIGRHVLSVVRAPIIIQAAIVSGIAIAIQSGLEFLGLGDANVPTWGSMLTDAFKNIYKNPAGLVWPSLAIALTCIALTLLANVLRDELERTVTVRRRRRRAVSSRTGSIAAVTTSVSLSGGDVLDPDELPIVESDVIVHADDTRSKATDTLLRVRDLHVGYDQADGSHIEVVHGVSLDVRKGEVHGLIGESGSGKSQTAFAVLGLLPRGGSVTAGSILFDGTELADADEKVYAGVRGKRIAYIPQEPMSNLDPAFTIGSQLVEPLRKNLGLSKKEARDRALALLARVGIPDPARTFDAYPFEVSGGMAQRVLIAGAVSTDPELIIADEPTTALDVTVQAEVLELLRDLQKERHMAMLLVTHNFGVVADLCDRVTVMQNGVFVEQGPVRAIFTEAQHPYTRALLDAILDEGPARPPLGAEEGVRA; encoded by the coding sequence ATGACCGCCATCGCCGTCCCTCCCGCCGTCCCCGTCGCCCCGGTCCGGGTCGCCCTGTTCCGCCGGCTCGTGCGCCGTCCGGTCGGGCTCGTCTCGCTGATCTTCCTCGCGATCGTCGCCGTGCTGACCTTCATCGGCCCGCTCATCGCCCCGCAGGATCCGAACTTCGCCGACATCCGCAACATCCTGTCGGGGCCGAGTTCCGCGCACCTCCTGGGCACCGACGGCAGCGGCCGCGACGTGCTGTCGCGCCTCCTGGCCGCCACGCAGACGAGCATCGCCGCCGCCCTCGTCGCCGTCGTCGTGGCCGTGCTGATCGGCGTGGTCAGCGGCCTCATCGCCGGGTACTACCAGGGCTGGTTCAACACCGTCGCGACCTGGGTCACGGAACTGACCATGGCCCTCCCGGGCATCGTGGTGCTGCTCGCGGCGCGCGCCGTCCTCGGCCCCTCCGTGTGGCTGTCGATGGTGATCTTCGGCATCCTGCTCTCCCCCGGCTTCTTCCGTCTCGTCTTCGCCTCGGTGACCGCCGTCCGCGGCGAGCTCTACGTCGACGCGGCCCGCGTCTCCGGCCTCAGCGACACGCGCATCATCGGGCGGCACGTGCTGTCGGTCGTGCGGGCGCCGATCATCATCCAGGCTGCGATCGTCTCGGGCATCGCGATCGCGATCCAGTCCGGACTCGAGTTCCTCGGCCTCGGCGACGCCAACGTCCCGACCTGGGGCTCGATGCTCACCGACGCGTTCAAGAACATCTACAAGAACCCGGCCGGCCTCGTCTGGCCCTCGCTCGCGATCGCCCTCACCTGCATCGCCCTCACTCTCCTGGCCAACGTCCTCCGCGACGAGCTGGAGCGCACCGTCACCGTCCGCCGCCGGCGCCGTCGTGCGGTGTCGAGCCGGACCGGTTCGATCGCCGCCGTCACCACCTCCGTCTCGCTCAGCGGCGGCGACGTCCTCGACCCGGACGAGCTCCCGATCGTGGAGAGCGACGTGATCGTGCACGCCGACGACACCCGCAGCAAGGCGACCGACACGCTCCTGCGCGTCCGCGACCTGCACGTGGGGTACGACCAGGCGGACGGCTCCCACATCGAGGTCGTCCACGGCGTCTCGCTCGACGTCCGCAAGGGCGAGGTCCACGGCCTGATCGGCGAGTCCGGTTCCGGCAAGTCGCAGACGGCCTTCGCCGTCCTTGGCCTCCTCCCCCGCGGCGGATCGGTCACGGCGGGCTCGATCCTCTTCGACGGCACCGAACTGGCCGACGCCGACGAGAAGGTCTACGCGGGCGTGCGCGGCAAGCGCATCGCCTACATCCCGCAGGAGCCGATGAGCAATCTCGACCCGGCCTTCACGATCGGGAGCCAGCTCGTCGAGCCCCTGCGCAAGAACCTCGGGCTGTCGAAGAAGGAGGCGCGCGACCGCGCCCTCGCGCTGCTCGCCCGCGTCGGCATCCCCGACCCGGCCCGGACCTTCGACGCGTACCCGTTCGAGGTCTCGGGCGGCATGGCGCAGCGCGTGCTGATCGCCGGCGCCGTCTCGACCGATCCCGAACTGATCATCGCCGACGAGCCGACCACCGCCCTCGACGTCACCGTGCAGGCCGAGGTGCTCGAGCTGCTGCGCGACCTCCAGAAGGAGCGGCACATGGCGATGCTGCTCGTGACGCACAACTTCGGCGTCGTCGCCGACCTCTGCGACCGCGTGACGGTGATGCAGAACGGCGTGTTCGTCGAGCAGGGCCCGGTCCGGGCGATCTTCACCGAAGCGCAGCACCCGTACACGCGGGCGCTGCTGGACGCGATCCTCGACGAGGGTCCGGCACGGCCGCCGCTGGGCGCCGAGGAAGGGGTGCGGGCATGA
- a CDS encoding ATP-binding cassette domain-containing protein, with protein MTAPLLTVDDLVVEYPGKGFRAQPFRALKGVSLDILPGETMGLVGESGSGKTTLGRAVLGLAPVSGGTVTYDGRDISHLGRAERRALSSEIQVVFQDPYSSLNPSMTIEQILAEPLTASGVAGSEARSRVRDLLDQVGLPSDARSRLPREFSGGQRQRIAIARALALRPKLIVCDEPVSALDLSTQARVLDLFIDIQNRTGVAYLFVTHDLAVVRHISHRVAVMYKGEIVETGPAERVTSRPEHPYTQRLFMAAPVPDPDRQEERRAARRALLASSAS; from the coding sequence ATGACCGCTCCGCTGCTCACGGTCGACGACCTGGTCGTCGAGTACCCGGGCAAGGGATTCCGCGCCCAGCCCTTCCGCGCCCTGAAGGGCGTGTCGCTGGACATCCTCCCCGGCGAGACGATGGGCCTGGTCGGCGAGTCCGGCTCGGGCAAGACGACGCTGGGTCGCGCGGTCCTCGGGCTCGCCCCGGTCAGCGGCGGCACGGTCACCTACGACGGGCGCGACATCTCGCACCTCGGCCGCGCCGAGCGCCGCGCGCTGAGCTCCGAGATCCAGGTCGTCTTCCAGGACCCGTACTCGTCGCTCAACCCCTCGATGACGATCGAGCAGATCCTCGCCGAGCCGCTGACGGCGTCGGGGGTCGCGGGATCCGAGGCGCGCTCCCGCGTGCGCGACCTGCTCGATCAGGTGGGACTCCCCTCCGACGCGCGCAGCCGCCTCCCCCGCGAGTTCTCCGGCGGCCAGCGTCAGCGCATCGCCATCGCCCGGGCGCTCGCCCTCCGGCCGAAGCTCATCGTGTGCGACGAGCCCGTCTCCGCGCTCGACCTGTCGACGCAGGCGCGCGTGCTCGACCTGTTCATCGACATCCAGAACCGCACCGGGGTGGCCTACCTGTTCGTCACGCACGACCTCGCGGTCGTCCGCCACATCAGTCACCGTGTGGCCGTGATGTACAAGGGCGAGATCGTCGAGACCGGCCCTGCCGAGCGCGTGACCTCGCGACCCGAGCACCCGTACACGCAGCGCCTGTTCATGGCCGCACCCGTCCCCGACCCCGACCGGCAGGAGGAGCGTCGCGCCGCCCGTCGCGCGCTCCTGGCCTCCTCGGCATCCTGA
- a CDS encoding beta-glucosidase has product MTLSDGPAGVRGPRWDEREPSLNMPSGSALAASWDVELAYRYGAAAAAEARRKGVDVVLGPTINLHRSPLGGRHFECLSEDPELSAELGAAYVRGLQDNGVAATPKHYVANDSETDRFTVDVQVDERALRELYLAPFERAVEAGAWSIMSAYNSVDGVTMTENDLLETPLNSEWGFDGVVMSDWTAVRSLDAATASQDLAMPGPAPAWADLADAVRDGRVPEADLDRKVLRMLLLAERVGALGDAPAIEPAPLDATAFARESAVAGTVLLANDGILPLEPAAVASLAVIGQNARDARTQGGGSATVVPERIVSPLEGLRRVYGPDRVTYELGAVVQEGVAEIPLAQLRNPVTGGPGMRVTFLGDDGELYAEDRRATALVWFGGDAPIAQSRTVVLETVYTPETTGDIELGFAGANPGRLFVDGELVLDDSPVVDGTDLGAAFLNPPSLTAPVRVEAGREIAVRAEFDRAEGGIPGAMSVTLGIAPENTDADELIARAAAAAARADVAVVVVGTNSKVESEGYDRENLDLPGRQDDLVRAVVAANPRTVVIINAGSPVVLPWADDVAAIVQGYFGGQEFGTALADVLTGAAEPGGRLPTTWPAALADVPVLDVTPDQGVLRYSEGIHIGYRAWLRSEVRPAFPFGHGLGYTTWSWDAVDRDGDDLVVTLTNTGARTGSQVVQVYAERADSAVDRPARWLVGFGVVRATAGETATVRVGVPARRLAHWDGGWEVESGVFTLRVGASVVETPLSVEWEAGA; this is encoded by the coding sequence ATGACCCTGTCGGACGGCCCCGCCGGGGTGCGCGGCCCCCGGTGGGACGAGCGCGAGCCCTCGCTGAACATGCCCTCCGGCTCGGCCCTCGCCGCGTCGTGGGACGTCGAACTGGCCTACCGCTACGGCGCGGCGGCCGCCGCCGAGGCGCGGCGCAAGGGCGTCGACGTCGTCCTCGGCCCGACCATCAACCTGCACCGCTCGCCGCTGGGCGGCCGGCACTTCGAGTGCCTGAGCGAGGATCCGGAGCTCTCCGCCGAGCTCGGCGCCGCGTACGTCCGCGGACTGCAGGACAACGGCGTCGCCGCCACCCCGAAGCACTACGTCGCGAACGATTCCGAGACGGACCGCTTCACCGTCGACGTGCAGGTGGACGAGCGCGCGCTGCGCGAGCTCTACCTCGCCCCCTTCGAACGCGCCGTGGAAGCCGGCGCCTGGTCGATCATGAGCGCGTACAACTCCGTCGACGGGGTGACCATGACAGAGAACGACCTGCTCGAGACCCCGTTGAACTCCGAGTGGGGCTTCGACGGCGTCGTCATGAGCGACTGGACCGCGGTGCGGTCGCTGGATGCCGCCACCGCGTCGCAGGACCTCGCGATGCCCGGCCCCGCCCCCGCGTGGGCGGATCTCGCCGACGCCGTCCGCGACGGGCGGGTCCCCGAGGCCGACCTCGACCGCAAGGTGCTGCGCATGCTGCTCCTCGCCGAGCGCGTCGGCGCCCTCGGCGACGCCCCCGCGATCGAGCCCGCTCCCCTGGATGCCACGGCCTTCGCGCGCGAGTCGGCGGTCGCCGGCACGGTGCTGCTGGCGAACGACGGCATCCTCCCCCTCGAACCCGCCGCCGTGGCATCCCTCGCGGTCATCGGGCAGAACGCGCGGGACGCCCGCACGCAGGGCGGCGGCAGCGCGACGGTCGTCCCCGAGCGGATCGTCTCGCCGCTCGAGGGTCTGCGTCGCGTCTACGGACCCGACCGCGTCACGTACGAGCTCGGCGCCGTCGTGCAGGAGGGCGTGGCCGAGATCCCGCTCGCGCAGCTGCGCAACCCCGTGACCGGCGGACCCGGAATGCGGGTGACGTTCCTCGGCGACGACGGGGAGCTGTACGCCGAGGACCGCCGGGCGACCGCGCTGGTGTGGTTCGGCGGCGACGCCCCGATCGCGCAGTCGCGCACCGTCGTCCTGGAGACCGTCTACACCCCCGAGACGACCGGAGACATCGAGCTCGGCTTCGCCGGAGCCAATCCCGGCCGCCTCTTCGTGGACGGGGAGCTCGTCCTCGACGACTCCCCCGTCGTGGACGGAACCGACCTGGGTGCCGCGTTCCTCAACCCGCCGTCGCTGACCGCGCCCGTGCGGGTCGAAGCGGGACGGGAGATCGCGGTCCGCGCCGAGTTCGACCGCGCCGAGGGCGGCATCCCCGGGGCGATGAGCGTCACGCTCGGCATCGCCCCCGAGAACACGGATGCCGATGAGCTCATCGCCCGCGCGGCCGCCGCCGCCGCCCGAGCCGATGTCGCGGTGGTCGTGGTCGGCACGAACTCCAAGGTCGAGTCCGAGGGCTACGACCGCGAGAACCTCGACCTCCCCGGGCGCCAGGACGACCTCGTCCGCGCGGTCGTGGCCGCCAACCCCCGCACCGTCGTGATCATCAACGCCGGTTCTCCGGTCGTGCTGCCGTGGGCGGACGACGTCGCCGCGATCGTGCAGGGCTACTTCGGCGGCCAGGAGTTCGGCACGGCACTGGCCGACGTCCTCACCGGCGCCGCGGAGCCGGGCGGACGCCTCCCCACCACGTGGCCGGCGGCGCTCGCAGACGTCCCCGTGCTCGACGTGACACCCGACCAGGGGGTGCTGCGCTACAGCGAAGGCATCCACATCGGGTACCGCGCGTGGCTGCGCTCCGAGGTCCGCCCCGCGTTCCCCTTCGGCCACGGCCTGGGGTACACGACGTGGTCGTGGGACGCCGTCGATCGCGACGGTGACGATCTCGTCGTCACCCTCACCAACACGGGTGCCCGCACGGGCAGCCAGGTCGTGCAGGTGTACGCCGAGCGCGCCGACTCCGCGGTCGACCGCCCCGCGCGATGGCTGGTGGGCTTCGGCGTCGTCCGCGCGACGGCCGGGGAGACCGCCACGGTCCGCGTCGGTGTTCCCGCGCGACGACTCGCGCACTGGGACGGCGGCTGGGAGGTCGAGTCCGGCGTGTTCACGCTGCGCGTCGGCGCCTCCGTCGTGGAGACACCGCTGAGCGTCGAGTGGGAGGCGGGCGCGTGA
- a CDS encoding serine hydrolase domain-containing protein, which produces MTGLLRGHVDPRLTAAGDRLAAALAADPDLSFQAAAFHHGTPVLDVWGGPHLREDSVLVPYSVSKNTIGITAGLLVERGLLDLDAPVAEYWPEFAAAGKATVTVRQLLSHQAGLPQATPALDFLDLLDQPAAAASLAASVPFWHPGSAFGYHAVTIGTLGAELVQRVTGRSLHAFYEEEIRAPHGIDFFLGLPADQEPRRVDVLPMVPPATGPGERQTTPLGALVFGPGRSSVDMANDRRSWGYGHPATSATGSARGIARLLAAAVTGVEGRAPFLSTETVAAIGQQQVRGFDEVLGQPDRAHAIVFQKPSAAMPFGGPRAFGHDGAAGCFACVDPDSGVAFAWTIVRGPWPGGGDPRAVSLAAEIGRILGTGA; this is translated from the coding sequence GTGACGGGACTCCTGCGGGGTCACGTCGACCCGCGGCTCACCGCAGCGGGCGACCGCTTGGCGGCGGCCCTCGCCGCAGACCCCGACCTGTCGTTCCAGGCCGCGGCGTTCCACCACGGCACCCCCGTGCTGGATGTGTGGGGCGGACCGCACCTCCGCGAGGACAGCGTCCTCGTGCCGTACTCGGTGTCGAAGAACACGATCGGGATCACCGCGGGCCTCCTGGTCGAACGGGGGCTCCTCGATCTCGACGCGCCCGTCGCGGAGTACTGGCCCGAATTCGCCGCGGCCGGCAAGGCGACGGTGACGGTGCGTCAGCTGCTGTCGCACCAGGCGGGCCTCCCCCAGGCGACGCCGGCCCTGGACTTCCTCGACCTGCTCGACCAGCCCGCGGCCGCCGCGAGCCTGGCCGCGAGCGTGCCGTTCTGGCATCCGGGGAGCGCCTTCGGGTATCACGCCGTGACGATCGGCACGCTCGGTGCCGAGCTGGTGCAGCGCGTGACGGGCCGGAGCCTGCACGCCTTCTACGAGGAGGAGATCCGCGCCCCGCACGGCATCGACTTCTTCCTCGGCCTCCCCGCCGACCAGGAACCGCGCCGCGTCGACGTCCTGCCGATGGTTCCGCCCGCGACGGGTCCGGGCGAGCGGCAGACGACGCCGTTGGGAGCGCTCGTCTTCGGCCCGGGACGCTCCAGCGTCGACATGGCGAACGACCGCCGCAGCTGGGGCTACGGCCACCCGGCGACGTCTGCGACCGGCAGCGCCCGCGGGATCGCACGGCTGCTGGCCGCCGCGGTCACCGGCGTCGAAGGGCGTGCACCGTTCCTGTCCACCGAGACGGTCGCGGCGATCGGGCAGCAGCAGGTCCGCGGATTCGACGAGGTCCTCGGCCAGCCGGACCGCGCCCACGCGATCGTCTTCCAGAAGCCGTCCGCCGCGATGCCGTTCGGCGGACCCCGGGCCTTCGGGCACGACGGCGCGGCGGGCTGCTTCGCGTGCGTCGATCCCGACAGCGGGGTCGCGTTCGCATGGACGATCGTGCGCGGCCCCTGGCCGGGCGGCGGCGACCCCCGCGCCGTCTCCCTCGCGGCCGAGATCGGCCGCATCCTGGGGACAGGCGCATGA
- a CDS encoding glycoside hydrolase family 43 protein: protein MTDYPNPLVPGFHPDPSAVRVGDTWYLATSTFEYLPGIPIHRSTDFVTWELIGHVATRPGQLGVEDVRTAGGAWAPTLRHRDGVFHLVVTDAMGRGMLHFTATDPAGPWSDGDLITDSEGRASLDGIDPDIAWDADGVAIITYSGLILGGEGAGRHLGILQARVDLDTHRALEEPRSLWSGTGGQFPEAPHLYEIDGRWYLLIAEGGTERGHGVSIARADRPEGPFETGPANPIVSARSTIRPVQNTGHGDLVIGPDGEWLCVLLGVRPRSMTRAFSALGRETFVTRVQWHADGWPTMEPVTLNPRSGTRVDVTFSPEVPLDGEWITPRRLPTELADLTTRPGWLVLRADGSSLDDPRPVFVGRRQEHLTQSTSLDLDCTAGVGGLAVRYDESFHVEVEAGAGRIVARANVAGLVQEWAASVDSDRVTLHIESRRPDVERGFARTSDVFHLAATVDGRRIDLAEVDGRFLSSETAESFTGRVVGVYAREGRVDAAHWTSEGDDA from the coding sequence ATGACCGACTACCCGAACCCCCTGGTCCCCGGCTTCCACCCCGACCCCTCCGCGGTGCGCGTCGGCGACACCTGGTACCTCGCGACCTCCACGTTCGAGTACCTGCCCGGCATCCCGATCCACCGCTCGACCGACTTCGTGACGTGGGAGCTCATCGGCCACGTCGCCACTCGTCCGGGGCAGCTCGGCGTCGAGGACGTCCGCACCGCGGGCGGCGCGTGGGCGCCGACCCTGCGGCACCGCGACGGCGTGTTCCACCTCGTCGTGACGGATGCCATGGGCCGGGGCATGCTGCACTTCACCGCGACCGACCCCGCGGGGCCCTGGAGCGACGGCGACCTGATCACCGACTCCGAGGGCCGGGCCTCGCTCGACGGCATCGACCCCGACATCGCGTGGGATGCCGACGGCGTCGCCATCATCACGTACTCGGGCCTGATCCTCGGCGGCGAGGGGGCGGGGCGTCACCTCGGCATCCTGCAGGCCCGGGTCGACCTCGACACGCACCGCGCGCTCGAGGAACCGCGGTCACTGTGGTCCGGCACCGGTGGGCAGTTCCCCGAGGCTCCGCACCTGTACGAGATCGACGGGCGCTGGTACCTGCTCATCGCCGAAGGCGGCACCGAGCGCGGACACGGTGTGTCGATCGCCCGCGCCGATCGTCCCGAAGGCCCGTTCGAGACCGGCCCCGCCAACCCGATCGTGTCGGCGCGATCCACGATCCGCCCGGTCCAGAACACCGGTCACGGCGATCTCGTCATCGGTCCCGACGGCGAGTGGCTGTGCGTGCTGCTCGGTGTCCGCCCGCGCAGCATGACGCGGGCGTTCTCGGCGCTCGGTCGCGAGACGTTCGTCACCCGCGTGCAGTGGCACGCGGACGGCTGGCCCACGATGGAACCCGTCACCCTGAACCCGCGCTCCGGCACGCGCGTGGACGTGACGTTCTCGCCGGAGGTTCCGCTGGACGGCGAGTGGATCACGCCGCGCCGACTGCCGACCGAGCTCGCCGACCTGACCACCCGCCCGGGGTGGCTGGTACTGCGGGCCGACGGCTCGAGCCTCGACGACCCGCGCCCGGTGTTCGTCGGTCGCCGCCAGGAGCACCTGACCCAGTCGACCTCGCTCGACCTGGACTGCACCGCCGGGGTGGGCGGCCTCGCCGTGCGCTACGACGAGAGCTTCCACGTCGAGGTCGAGGCGGGCGCGGGGCGCATCGTCGCCCGCGCGAACGTCGCCGGTCTCGTGCAGGAGTGGGCGGCATCCGTCGACTCCGACCGCGTCACCCTGCACATCGAGTCGCGCCGCCCCGACGTCGAGCGCGGATTCGCCCGCACGAGCGACGTCTTCCACCTCGCCGCCACGGTCGACGGCCGGCGCATCGATCTCGCCGAGGTCGACGGTCGGTTCCTGTCGTCGGAGACGGCGGAATCCTTCACGGGCCGGGTCGTGGGCGTCTACGCCCGCGAGGGCCGAGTGGATGCCGCGCACTGGACCTCCGAGGGGGACGACGCATGA